One Terriglobia bacterium genomic region harbors:
- a CDS encoding VOC family protein: MKRVTGIGGIFFNANDPVELRAWYKQHLGIDVQEWGGTAFTWTDAAGNPTKGTTVWSIGAADGEHFAPSKSTFMVNYRVEDLDAVLQSLRDEGCNVLDKTDDSEYGKFGWVMDPEGNKVELWQPPPGQ, encoded by the coding sequence ATGAAGAGAGTCACAGGTATCGGAGGAATCTTCTTCAACGCGAACGACCCTGTCGAACTGCGAGCTTGGTACAAGCAGCACCTGGGCATTGACGTCCAGGAATGGGGAGGCACCGCGTTCACCTGGACCGATGCAGCGGGCAATCCGACAAAGGGAACGACCGTGTGGTCCATCGGTGCCGCCGATGGTGAGCACTTCGCACCAAGCAAGTCGACCTTCATGGTCAACTATCGCGTCGAAGACTTGGACGCTGTGCTTCAGTCGCTTCGGGACGAAGGATGCAATGTCCTGGACAAGACGGACGACTCCGAGTACGGAAAGTTCGGTTGGGTCATGGATCCTGAGGGGAACAAGGTCGAACTTTGGCAGCCACCTCCGGGGCAGTGA
- a CDS encoding nucleotidyltransferase domain-containing protein, which yields MADSISSRIQSGLTFLEQSEDIIILLAVESGSRAWGFPSVDSDYDVPFIYLHRSDWYLSIELDELRDVIEQPIRDSLDLSGWDIRKALKLFRKSNPPLLEWLQCPIVYREQFSFAERLRALLPAFYLPRACFFHYLHMARGNVREYLLGDFVWQKKHFYVLRPLLAMLWIEKNLGPVPIEFSRLVEATITDLDLREEIHRLLEAKKAGAELDRGPRIPAISRFIEIEMDRFESAAVDSPSAAPPLDQLNGLFRDTLAEVWDKRSPNNGMQPPAQTARRG from the coding sequence ATGGCAGACTCAATCTCATCTAGGATCCAATCAGGACTGACGTTTTTGGAGCAGTCAGAGGATATTATTATCCTGCTCGCAGTTGAGTCCGGAAGTCGCGCCTGGGGCTTTCCTTCCGTCGATAGCGACTATGATGTCCCCTTTATCTACCTGCACCGCAGTGATTGGTATCTGTCAATCGAACTCGATGAGCTCCGCGATGTAATTGAACAACCAATTAGAGATTCGCTTGATCTGAGCGGCTGGGACATCCGTAAAGCACTAAAGCTTTTCCGCAAATCCAATCCACCACTATTGGAATGGCTCCAGTGTCCCATTGTGTACCGCGAGCAATTTTCGTTCGCGGAGCGGCTCAGGGCACTGCTCCCTGCTTTTTATTTGCCAAGGGCTTGCTTCTTCCATTACCTCCATATGGCACGAGGCAACGTTAGAGAGTATCTACTTGGTGATTTCGTCTGGCAGAAGAAACATTTTTACGTGCTCCGCCCCCTGCTTGCGATGCTGTGGATTGAGAAAAACTTAGGACCCGTACCGATCGAATTCAGTCGACTTGTGGAAGCCACTATAACTGATTTGGATCTTCGCGAAGAAATCCATCGGCTTCTCGAGGCAAAGAAGGCAGGTGCCGAGCTCGACCGCGGTCCCAGGATTCCAGCAATTAGTCGCTTCATCGAAATTGAGATGGACCGATTCGAGAGCGCGGCTGTTGACAGCCCGAGCGCCGCTCCGCCATTGGATCAGCTCAACGGCCTGTTTCGGGACACTCTTGCGGAGGTCTGGGATAAACGATCGCCTAACAACGGCATGCAGCCGCCGGCGCAAACCGCGCGCCGCGGCTGA
- a CDS encoding type II toxin-antitoxin system RelE/ParE family toxin, with product MDRHLLQQAPRERDPRFPGRLPRSISSVCGENGGVRPGSGHAPYPSIGCGLFELRVKAAEGIARVFYCTVVDNRIVFLHQFVKKTEKTPAKELDIARQRMKEVKHG from the coding sequence ATGGACCGTCACCTTCTACAACAAGCGCCTCGAGAGCGAGATCCTCGCTTTCCCGGCCGGCTTCCTCGCTCGATTTCTTCGGTATGCGGAGAGAATGGAGGCGTTCGGCCCGGATCTGGGCATGCCCCATACCCGAGCATTGGGTGCGGGCTTTTCGAACTTCGGGTCAAGGCCGCAGAGGGAATTGCGCGGGTGTTCTATTGCACCGTAGTTGACAACCGCATCGTCTTTCTTCACCAGTTCGTGAAAAAGACCGAGAAGACACCTGCCAAGGAGCTCGACATTGCGCGGCAGCGAATGAAGGAAGTGAAACATGGTTAG
- a CDS encoding ORF6N domain-containing protein: MSKAQALVKIGKIQQRILLIRGEKVIIDSDLAEAYSVTTKALNQAIRRNADRFPPDFMFRLTKKEKQEVVTNCDHLQNLKFSPVNPCAFTEHGAIMVASVLNSAKAIEVSVFIVRAFVRLREMISGYKELARKIAELERKFGNHDEQIMVLIEAIKQLMDPKLPPKTQRIGFRTD; this comes from the coding sequence ATGTCGAAAGCGCAAGCGTTGGTCAAAATCGGCAAGATCCAGCAACGAATCCTGCTGATTCGCGGGGAGAAGGTGATCATAGATAGCGATCTTGCAGAAGCTTACTCTGTTACCACCAAAGCCCTCAATCAAGCCATTCGCCGAAATGCTGACCGCTTCCCTCCCGATTTTATGTTCCGCCTCACCAAGAAGGAGAAGCAGGAGGTGGTAACAAACTGTGACCACCTTCAGAACCTGAAGTTTTCGCCGGTCAATCCTTGCGCCTTCACAGAACACGGTGCAATCATGGTAGCGAGTGTGCTGAATTCGGCCAAGGCGATCGAAGTCAGCGTATTCATCGTCAGAGCCTTTGTCCGGCTTCGAGAAATGATCTCCGGATACAAAGAACTTGCGAGAAAGATCGCCGAACTGGAGAGAAAGTTTGGCAACCATGACGAGCAGATAATGGTCTTGATCGAAGCGATCAAGCAACTGATGGATCCAAAGCTGCCGCCGAAGACACAACGGATCGGATTCCGTACAGACTGA
- a CDS encoding ankyrin repeat domain-containing protein yields the protein MPKVKSVFLEFVRHVVNGEIDEVSRRLAASPTLATAPAEVGAARHGAPDFFFTEIAHYLYAGDTALHMAAAAFRRPIAMLLVAHGADCHAKNRRGAQPLHYAADANHWEPTAQAETIEYLLSVGADPNALDKSGVAPLHRAVRTRSLPAVRALLDGGANPRASNKFGSTPLHLAVQTTGRGGSGSEHARQQQTGIIRLLLERGASPTDKDGRGKQVSEAVTSEWIRTLLIGGTG from the coding sequence ATGCCAAAGGTGAAGTCGGTGTTTCTTGAGTTCGTTCGACATGTCGTGAACGGCGAGATCGACGAGGTGTCCCGCCGACTGGCGGCCAGTCCCACTCTTGCTACAGCGCCGGCTGAGGTTGGCGCTGCTCGCCATGGCGCACCAGACTTCTTTTTCACCGAAATCGCCCACTACCTTTACGCCGGCGACACGGCTCTCCATATGGCTGCCGCCGCGTTTCGGCGTCCGATCGCAATGCTTCTCGTCGCACACGGGGCGGATTGCCACGCAAAGAATCGCCGCGGCGCCCAACCCCTTCACTACGCGGCGGACGCCAACCACTGGGAACCGACGGCACAGGCGGAGACGATCGAGTACCTCTTGTCGGTTGGCGCAGACCCCAATGCCTTGGACAAGAGCGGCGTGGCGCCCCTGCACCGAGCGGTGCGAACACGGTCGTTGCCAGCAGTCCGGGCTCTGTTGGATGGCGGCGCCAACCCGAGGGCGTCAAACAAGTTCGGCTCCACGCCCCTGCACCTTGCCGTTCAAACCACTGGGCGAGGAGGGAGCGGTTCTGAGCACGCACGCCAGCAGCAGACGGGCATCATCAGGCTCCTGCTGGAACGCGGCGCAAGCCCGACCGACAAAGACGGGCGTGGAAAACAGGTGAGTGAGGCGGTGACGAGTGAGTGGATTCGAACCTTGCTCATCGGAGGGACCGGCTAA
- a CDS encoding type II toxin-antitoxin system PemK/MazF family toxin, translating into MARILRGEIRWADLNPVRGREQAGNRPVLILSHDVFNERSGTVIAAALTSQPQRAAFPLAFELHAPELPKRSWVKISQIRTLSIERIGSRIARATPEEVAQVVEGLNEIIGT; encoded by the coding sequence ATGGCCCGAATACTAAGAGGCGAAATCCGCTGGGCTGATCTCAACCCGGTGCGAGGCAGAGAGCAAGCGGGCAACCGGCCAGTACTTATTCTCAGCCATGACGTGTTCAATGAACGCTCCGGGACTGTGATCGCGGCCGCGCTGACAAGTCAGCCACAGCGTGCTGCCTTCCCTCTAGCTTTTGAGCTCCACGCCCCGGAGCTTCCCAAGAGATCCTGGGTCAAGATCAGTCAAATTCGCACACTCTCCATCGAGCGTATCGGTTCTCGGATTGCCAGAGCCACGCCGGAAGAGGTTGCCCAGGTTGTTGAGGGTCTTAACGAAATCATCGGAACCTAA
- a CDS encoding DUF3795 domain-containing protein: MEQILSRCGYRCDLCLAYRPNVEANPANQQVLSDGWHKYFGFRIPAEQILCDGCMADNPRLIDNACPVRPCVIQRGIGNCSECPEYICNKLGDRVVVYETLAAKHPCPIPAEGRARFIAPYENKARLDLLRSARGVRKGEESNS, translated from the coding sequence ATGGAGCAAATTCTCAGCCGATGTGGCTATCGGTGCGATCTGTGCCTCGCCTACCGGCCCAACGTCGAAGCGAACCCTGCCAATCAGCAGGTCCTTAGCGACGGCTGGCACAAGTACTTCGGGTTCCGGATACCGGCCGAGCAAATCCTCTGCGACGGATGCATGGCCGACAATCCTCGCCTGATTGACAATGCCTGCCCGGTGCGGCCATGCGTGATCCAAAGAGGCATAGGCAACTGTTCTGAATGCCCTGAATACATCTGCAACAAGCTTGGTGACCGAGTCGTGGTCTACGAGACGCTGGCGGCAAAGCACCCGTGTCCAATCCCAGCGGAAGGCCGTGCTCGCTTCATAGCACCGTACGAGAACAAGGCACGCCTCGACCTATTGAGGAGCGCCCGAGGAGTGCGCAAGGGCGAAGAGAGTAATTCTTG
- a CDS encoding helix-turn-helix domain-containing protein encodes MVSNLKQFKTRALARTDVKRAYDELAEEFAFLDEVLKARTESGLTQAEVAARVGTTQSAIARLESAEPKHSPSIATLQKYAKALGYKVEVRLVKEEGRLTTRSSGRAAKAAARRSA; translated from the coding sequence ATGGTTAGTAATCTCAAGCAGTTCAAGACACGCGCCCTCGCGCGCACCGATGTGAAAAGGGCGTACGACGAATTGGCGGAGGAATTTGCCTTTCTCGACGAGGTGTTGAAGGCGAGGACTGAGTCCGGTCTTACCCAGGCGGAGGTCGCGGCTCGGGTGGGAACCACCCAATCGGCCATCGCCCGGTTGGAATCCGCTGAACCCAAACACTCCCCGTCTATCGCCACCCTGCAAAAGTATGCAAAGGCTCTGGGATACAAGGTAGAGGTTCGGCTCGTCAAGGAAGAAGGACGGCTAACCACGCGCTCGAGCGGACGCGCCGCAAAGGCGGCGGCCCGCCGCTCAGCTTAA